In Pseudobacter ginsenosidimutans, the following are encoded in one genomic region:
- a CDS encoding thioredoxin family protein: protein MKYLLSALFVVITLSSFAQTQYEVIEKSGRRILKGIINRDLLANDTTFKWFRQQQEGYKPDTEIVSNIKSKAAEVQYLVFGGTWCGDTRFLLPKFYSLLDAAGVNEDRVSLVAVDYSKKTIGNLSEAFNIQRVPTFIVLKDGKEVGRVVEYGTTGQWDKEISEIVSGKK, encoded by the coding sequence ATGAAGTACCTTTTGTCCGCTCTGTTTGTGGTGATCACCTTATCATCATTTGCACAAACACAATATGAAGTGATTGAAAAAAGTGGCCGCAGGATCCTGAAGGGAATCATCAATCGTGATCTGCTGGCAAATGACACTACCTTCAAATGGTTCCGGCAACAGCAGGAAGGCTATAAGCCGGACACAGAGATCGTTTCAAATATCAAATCCAAAGCAGCAGAAGTACAGTATCTCGTATTCGGTGGAACCTGGTGTGGCGACACACGTTTTCTCCTGCCTAAGTTCTACTCCCTGCTGGATGCTGCCGGTGTGAATGAAGACCGTGTAAGCCTGGTGGCAGTTGATTACAGTAAGAAGACCATCGGTAATCTCTCTGAAGCCTTCAATATCCAGCGCGTGCCAACTTTCATTGTATTGAAAGATGGAAAAGAAGTGGGTCGTGTTGTGGAATACGGCACAACAGGACAATGGGACAAAGAAATCAGCGAAATAGTTTCAGGAAAAAAGTAA